A stretch of DNA from Mucilaginibacter daejeonensis:
GCAGATCATGCAATACCTGCGGATGAAATAGCCCATATACCGATTTGAACAAGATACCTACACCAGCGACCGAGATCAGCGCACCCTCTAAAAACACCGAAAAGAACTCGATCTTACCATGACCGTAAGGGTGGTTCTCGTCCCTCGGCCGGGAGGCGATGTAAATACTAAAGAAGGCGAAGGAACTGGCCACCACATTCACGATGCTTTCGGCGGCATCGGCAAGTACAAAGTTAGATGCGGTGATAAAGTAGGCGCTGAACTTGGCCAGCATCAACACGATGCTTACAGCGAGCGCTACAATGATAATGTTCCTTTTTTGAAGCAAAACAGAAGAATTGGCTGCAAATTTAATAATAACCACTTCAATTACCCGAAAGGTAATTTTATATATTTGCCCTTCAACATATACGATTCTATTATGAGCGCACTAAGTGACAGGATCAATAACCTGTCTGAATCACAGACCATTAAAATGGCTAAACTGGGTCGCGAATTGGCGGCAAAAGGAGTTGATGTTATCAGCCTTAGTTTTGGCGAACCTGATTTTCACACCCCTGAATACATCAAGGACGCTGCTAAACAGGCGATGGACGATAACTTTACCTACTATACCCCGGTAGCCGGTTATCCGGAACTGCGAAAAGCGATCGTAAAAAAATTAAAGGATGAGAATGACCTGGACTATGATGTTACCGACATCGTGGTTTCTACCGGTGCTAAGCAAGCCATCGCTAATGCAGTGCTATGTTTGGTGAACCCTGGTGAAGAAGTGATCATCCCCACCCCTTACTGGGTATCTTACTCAGAGGTGGTTAAGCTGGCAGAAGGTAAAAGTGTCTTCATCAAAACCACTGTTGAACAGAATTTTAAGATCACGCCTGAACAATTAGAGGCAGCGATCACTCCTAAGAGCAAGTTGTTCATGTTCTCATCGCCGTCTAACCCTACTGGAAGTTTATATAGCAAGAGCGAGTTAGAAGCTTTGGCCAAGGTATTTGAGCGTCATCCACATGTGTATATCCTTTCTGATGAGATATATGAACATCTGAACTACGTTGATAAACATGAGACTATTGCTCAATTTGATAGTATAAAAGACCGTGTGGTGATCATCAACGGTTTTTCAAAAGCTTACGCCATGACCGGCTGGCGCATTGGCTACACCGCATCGACCAAAGAACTGGCTTCGGCATTTGATAAAATGCAGGGACAGATCACTTCAGGTACTTGCTCGATCACTCAACGTGCGGGTACTGCTGCTTACAACGGTGGCTTAGCTGCTGTGTTGGAGATGCGTGAGGCATTCAAAAAGCGTCGTGACCTGGTGCACAGTTTATTGACAGAGATCGATGGATTGAAGGTGAATTTGCCTGAAGGCGCGTTCTACTTCTTCCCTGATGTGACCTCTTATTTCGGCAAGGCATTTAATGGCAAAACCATCAACGATGCCGACGAGCTAAGTATCTATTTATTGGAAGAAGCCCACGTAGCCGTTGTTGGCGGCGATTCATTTGGTGCTCCTGAATATATCCGCTTATCATACGCAGCGGCCGAGGACAAGTTGGTAGAAGCTGTAAAGCGTATCAAAAGAGCTTTAGAACAGCTGAAATAGTATCAATACTTATATCAAGGTAAAAGGCTGGATGCTTAATGCATCCAGCCTTTTTTGCATAATGGAATAATATAAAGGTTTGTGGATCAACACACTTGCTTGGTAAGTTGTCTTTCCAATGAAGCTATACCGATGCAGATCGGTGACCAACCCACAACAAAAAAGGCCGAGCGGTCATCCCACTCGGCCTTTATATCTTTTGACTTACTGAATTAGAAGTTGAATAAGTAAGCTGCACGTAAGACCACAAAGCTTACGTAAGCATTTTGGTGATTAATGTTCTCGTAACGGAACGATAGATCCAATTTGTTAGTCTCATAACCTACAGATGGCGCAATGATCTTGCTGAAGTGTGACTGGCTTTTAGGGTCGATAAAAGGTTTTACATAACCAACACCTACCTCGCCGCCAAAGTAGAACTCAGGTAAAAAGTATGCCTTAGCACCCAATTTAGCTGGAATGATCTTCAGATCGCCCGGGTAGTTTGGGTCTGTTCCATAAACTACTGACTTATTAGAGTTGATCACACTATACCCGGTGGCGAAGGTGATACCTAAGTTTTGCGTAACGTCATATTGGTATTTGGCACTTACACCAAAACCAGGTTTATAGGTCTTGCCTCCCGGGTTGATATTGAAGAAGCCTTCCACCCCAACGTTGACGTGGCTTACGTACTGACTGTAACGCTCGTTATTACCTAACAATTGCGCTTTTACTGTGCTTACGCTAAAAACCGTCGTAAGTAATATAAGGACGCGTAAAATGTTTTTCATAGCCGTAATGTGTGTGACAGATTATTTGTTCACGAATATAATGTTTTGTCTTTAACATTTACATAAATAATTTGTTTTTGTTGATGAAATTACCAAATAAAAATACCTTGATTGAATTTTTGGTAATTTATGGGCAGCAATTGGCGATATTAATGTAATAATGACAGCGCGTTACTTAATTATAAAGAAAAAACATA
This window harbors:
- a CDS encoding pyridoxal phosphate-dependent aminotransferase, which codes for MSALSDRINNLSESQTIKMAKLGRELAAKGVDVISLSFGEPDFHTPEYIKDAAKQAMDDNFTYYTPVAGYPELRKAIVKKLKDENDLDYDVTDIVVSTGAKQAIANAVLCLVNPGEEVIIPTPYWVSYSEVVKLAEGKSVFIKTTVEQNFKITPEQLEAAITPKSKLFMFSSPSNPTGSLYSKSELEALAKVFERHPHVYILSDEIYEHLNYVDKHETIAQFDSIKDRVVIINGFSKAYAMTGWRIGYTASTKELASAFDKMQGQITSGTCSITQRAGTAAYNGGLAAVLEMREAFKKRRDLVHSLLTEIDGLKVNLPEGAFYFFPDVTSYFGKAFNGKTINDADELSIYLLEEAHVAVVGGDSFGAPEYIRLSYAAAEDKLVEAVKRIKRALEQLK